The following DNA comes from Mucilaginibacter jinjuensis.
ACCGTACAATACACCGGCATCCTGTAACAGGTGCGGCAATTTGTAGGGCAGGTAAACATCATCTTCGTCTTTATCAGGCAAAGTCTGGGTTTCTTTGATGATAACCGGGATGCTGTTTTGTTTCAACAGATCGGCCACCAGATAAGATTCTTTACCGCCTACAATAACCGCAGACAGGTTGAACTTTTTAGCAAATGCCACGGCCTGTTCAATCTCTTTAGCACCATCAGCATTAATAAATACTTTTTTAGTGCCATTGAATACACCAACCATTGCATCTAAGCGCAGGTTGTGTACGGTAGGTTTACCACCGGCGGCGTAGCCTTGTGCCTGGCCAAACAGATTATAGATCGCATCGATTTGTTTTTGAGCACGCTCGGCAGGAGTTTCCTGACCCGGAGTTTGCGCACCTGCACCTCTGCGGCCACGGGCTGCACGGGCAACCGGCCAGGTTAAGTGGATACCGATGTCCTTTTTGTAAGCAGCATCTTCCCAGTTCCAGCCATCTAACATCATTACTGATGACTGGCCAGAGATGGTACCACCCTCTGGGGTTGGCTGCGCCAATAAAACACCGTTTGAACGCACAGTAGGAATAACTTTAGAATCGGTATTGAAAGCGATTAATGAACGAACGTGCGGGTTTAATTCGCCGGTTTCGGTATCATCAACGGTACCGCGTGCACCTTCTTCAATTTCTACTAAACCTAAAGTGGTAATAGGGCAAATAAAGCCCGGATATATTTGTTTACCGGTTGCATCAACTACGGTAGCGCCTGCGCTTGCAGGGGCAGCACCTTCGCCAATGGCGGTTATTTTTCCTTTATCAAAGGCAACATAACCATTGTTAATTACCTTGCCGTTACCCACGTGGATAGTTGCACCGGTAATTACAATAGGGCCGCTTTGCGGTTTGGCAGGCGACATGGTCTCCTGTCCGAATGCGAGGACCGTTGAGAGCAGCAATCCTCCAAAACCTAATAATATTTTCTTTTTCATGATTGAAACTGTCTTAAAGGATTACTTTTTATTTTGAGCTGATTGCTGGGTTGCAGTTTGATCTTGTACCATGTTGTTGTACGAATCGGCAACTACGTAAGCTGCATCCTCAATATCATCGCAAGTATATAACTGGCGACGGCGTGGAGCACCTGCACGTTGTGTTGCAGAACCTGCATTTTTAGCCTGCAGCATTTTTTGGATAATGCGGCCTTCTTCTGCCTTCATTTCTTTTTGGCGGGCTGCATCTTTTTCGTAATCCCAGTAAGGCACACCGTCAACATAAGTTTTTTCGGCTACTGCGTAAATTGAAAGCGGATCTGCTGACCATAATACTAAATCGGCATCTTTACCGGCTTTGATACTGCCTACACGGCCATCAATGTGCAGCATTTTAGCAGGGTTAAGGGTAACCAGTTTCAATGCTTCTTCTTCACTCATTTTACCATAAGTTACCGATTTACCGGCTTCCTGGTTTAAGCGGCGGGCCATTTCAGCATCATCAGAGTTGATGGCAACTGTTAAACCTTCAGAATTCATGATGTTGGCATTGTAAGGGATAGCATCTTGTACCTCCATTTTGTAAGCCCACCAGTCAGAGAAGGTAGAAGCAGCAATACCGCGAGCTTTCATCTTGTCGGCAACTTTGTAACCCTCCAGAATGTGGGTAAAAGTGTTGATCTTGAAGCCCAGGCTATCTGCCACGTGCATCAGCATGTTAATTTCTGATTGTACGTAAGAGTGGCAGGTAATGTGGCGGGTATCGTCCAGAATTTCAGCCAAAGCCTCTAATTCTAAATCGCGGCGAACGTTGTTCCCTTTTACAGCGCGTGCAGCTTTGTATTCTTTAGCACGGGTAAAGGCATCAACATAAACCTGCTCAACGCCCATACGGGTTTGCGGGAAACGCACGTTAGGGTTACCGAATTGCTGCTGAGAGTTACTTTGTTTTACGTTTTCGCCCAATGCAAATTTGATGAACTGCGGAGCGCCTTCAAACTTCATTTGCTCTGGCGTAACGCCCCAGCGGTGTTTGATGATATAGGTTTGGCCACCAATTGGGTTAGCCGAACCATGCAGGATGTGTGAGATAGTAACACCACCAGCCAACTGACGGTATAAGTTAACATCGGTAGCATCTAACACGTCGCCGATACGTACTTCTGAAGTTACAGCTTGTGTACCTTCGTTAATACCACCGGTTGCTGCAATGTGCGAGTGCTCATCAATAATACCTGGCGCTAAGTGCTTGCCGGTAGCATCAATAACTTTAGCTGTACCCGCTGGCAGGTTTTTACCAATCGCTTTAATTTTACCACCTTCAATTAATACGTCGGTATTTTTAAGGATACCGTCTTTCTCGTTAGTCCAAACGGTAGCGTTTTTAAATAAGGTTGCTTCTGCTTTAGGTACTTCAACATAACCGTAAGCAGCAAAAGGATAAACAACCGGGCCAACTGGCGAAGGTGTTGCAGGCTGACGAGGGCCGCCTTGCTGACCGCCACCTTGTCCACCACGAGCAAAACCACCACCGGCAGGTGCAGCCGGAGCCGGGCCTGTGTAAGCAGCAGTCCATTTAAATTCTGTGCCATCTGGTGCTGTACCTGTACCGCTTAAAGTAATAGGCGATACAGAAGCGATATATCCGCTTAAGCGAACAGTACCGTTAGGCTGGCGAGAGTTAAAGTAGATACCTACCAGATCACCTGTACGGGTAATTGTACCTGGGGTACGTGTGCTATCCGGACCAAAAGCTACAGTATAAGTACCAGGGGTACCGCTGATAGCCAGGCTGCCGTTTGATACATCGCTTTTGAAAGCATAAGTACCACGCAGATCTGTCACATCCATTTTGCTTACTACAAACTGGCGGCCTTCAGACCATGTTTCGTAAATTACGTTATCTGCCTTAAACAGGTTATCAGAAGTAATAATGAAGTTAGCCTGTTTGCCTTTTGCAAGCGTACCCACTTTATCAGATACACCCAGCATTTCGGCAGGGGTTTCGGTTAAAGCAACTAAAGCTTGTTTCTCGGTTAAACCGTTGGTGATTGCAGTACGCAGGTTAGTCCAGAAATCTTTAGAGCTGGTTAAGCCGTAAGAAGTAATAGCGAATTTAATGCCTGCTTTTTCCAGAGCTGCCGGGTTGGTTGGGGCCAGCTCCCAGTCTTTCAATTGCTCGTAAGAAATGCTGCGGGCATCCAATGGATCTTCCACATCAAAAGGCTGGGCAAAAGTAAGCGGGATAATAAAGCTGCTGCCTGTTGCTTTTATAGCAGCAATGTTCTGGTATTCTTTACCATCAGATTTAATGATGTATTGTTTACCGAATTCTTTAGCAATTTTATCGGCACGCAAAACACTCTGCATATCTGTTACCTCAAAAACCTGAGGTAATGCCTGTGTACGGTTAAACTCATTTAAAGAGATGTTATACTCTGTTTTTTGAGTTTTGTACCATGCAGCATCCAGGTAAGTTTGGCGGATTAAAGCAATAGTACCCATTAGTGATGATGGGTAGTTGGTAGCAGCAGTACCCTTGCTGAAAGAGTAGTTAGCTGTTGCCTGATCGTTAATAAAAACGAGGTTGTCGCGCTCGTCGCTCAGTGCAACAACAGCCGATGTACCACGGGCAATACCATCGCGAATTAATGCGTTAACCGCAGCAAAACCATTACGTTTTAATTCTTCGGCAGCTGTAGCGTTAACGTGGAAAATAGTTTTAGCGTTTACATCCGGGCGGATGGCTTCGTTCCAGCCGAAAGCGCCTGGTTTGGTAGATACCGGAACCGATACACGCGGGCCGCCAAAGTTAAAGGCAGCAGTTTGGCGGGGGGCTTCGGGCATACCGTAGCTGCTGTAAGCATCAACCAGACCGGGATAAATGTATTTGCCTTTCAAATCTACTGTTACGTAGCCTTTAGGTACGGCTATACCTGCACCAACGGCCTCAATCACCCTGTCTTTTACCAGCAAGGTAGCGTTGGTTAATGTTTGCTCTCCATTAACCACAATAGTGGCATTGGTAAAAGCGTATTGCCCCGGCCTAACATCCCATGCACCATTAACCGGAAAGGTTTCTTGCGCGCGGGTGAGTTGAACGACCAAAAGAGCAAAACAGAAAAGTAAAATTTTTTTCATTTGCAATTTGTTTGTTTAGTTAAGTTTAATCGCTCTAAATTATTTAACATTTCGCTCAAACTATCATAATATTACCTTGATAATACATTTGTTACACGCTAATTTTAGATTTTAGCCCTTCAATTTTATTGTATCTTCGCAAAAACTAATTTAAAAAGCATGAACGCCTATACTATTTTTAAGT
Coding sequences within:
- a CDS encoding amidohydrolase family protein, which gives rise to MKKKILLGFGGLLLSTVLAFGQETMSPAKPQSGPIVITGATIHVGNGKVINNGYVAFDKGKITAIGEGAAPASAGATVVDATGKQIYPGFICPITTLGLVEIEEGARGTVDDTETGELNPHVRSLIAFNTDSKVIPTVRSNGVLLAQPTPEGGTISGQSSVMMLDGWNWEDAAYKKDIGIHLTWPVARAARGRRGAGAQTPGQETPAERAQKQIDAIYNLFGQAQGYAAGGKPTVHNLRLDAMVGVFNGTKKVFINADGAKEIEQAVAFAKKFNLSAVIVGGKESYLVADLLKQNSIPVIIKETQTLPDKDEDDVYLPYKLPHLLQDAGVLYGLTGIGFWRQRNLPFEAGEAVGYGLTKEQALSMITINNAKILGIDKTTGTLEIGKDANLFVSNGDALDMLGLDVTNEYIQGRTIDLNNKHKQLYKKFSDKLGLPTKL
- a CDS encoding amidohydrolase family protein: MKKILLFCFALLVVQLTRAQETFPVNGAWDVRPGQYAFTNATIVVNGEQTLTNATLLVKDRVIEAVGAGIAVPKGYVTVDLKGKYIYPGLVDAYSSYGMPEAPRQTAAFNFGGPRVSVPVSTKPGAFGWNEAIRPDVNAKTIFHVNATAAEELKRNGFAAVNALIRDGIARGTSAVVALSDERDNLVFINDQATANYSFSKGTAATNYPSSLMGTIALIRQTYLDAAWYKTQKTEYNISLNEFNRTQALPQVFEVTDMQSVLRADKIAKEFGKQYIIKSDGKEYQNIAAIKATGSSFIIPLTFAQPFDVEDPLDARSISYEQLKDWELAPTNPAALEKAGIKFAITSYGLTSSKDFWTNLRTAITNGLTEKQALVALTETPAEMLGVSDKVGTLAKGKQANFIITSDNLFKADNVIYETWSEGRQFVVSKMDVTDLRGTYAFKSDVSNGSLAISGTPGTYTVAFGPDSTRTPGTITRTGDLVGIYFNSRQPNGTVRLSGYIASVSPITLSGTGTAPDGTEFKWTAAYTGPAPAAPAGGGFARGGQGGGQQGGPRQPATPSPVGPVVYPFAAYGYVEVPKAEATLFKNATVWTNEKDGILKNTDVLIEGGKIKAIGKNLPAGTAKVIDATGKHLAPGIIDEHSHIAATGGINEGTQAVTSEVRIGDVLDATDVNLYRQLAGGVTISHILHGSANPIGGQTYIIKHRWGVTPEQMKFEGAPQFIKFALGENVKQSNSQQQFGNPNVRFPQTRMGVEQVYVDAFTRAKEYKAARAVKGNNVRRDLELEALAEILDDTRHITCHSYVQSEINMLMHVADSLGFKINTFTHILEGYKVADKMKARGIAASTFSDWWAYKMEVQDAIPYNANIMNSEGLTVAINSDDAEMARRLNQEAGKSVTYGKMSEEEALKLVTLNPAKMLHIDGRVGSIKAGKDADLVLWSADPLSIYAVAEKTYVDGVPYWDYEKDAARQKEMKAEEGRIIQKMLQAKNAGSATQRAGAPRRRQLYTCDDIEDAAYVVADSYNNMVQDQTATQQSAQNKK